A portion of the Pedobacter cryoconitis genome contains these proteins:
- a CDS encoding response regulator transcription factor produces MSTIKIAIADDYAIFRDGLKVGLNQDKAMEVVLEAGNGTELLDGLAQQKVDVILMDLRMPGMDGMEATKQIKKHYEHIRIIAVTLHDEDSFVIHLMEIGAHAYLLKDANPVEIREAIYAVHLNGYYFNDLVNKALLKKIITKGNFKPTFKHKIELSERELEVLQLICDEKTAIEIGTEIFLSPRSVEGIKQRLIDKIGVRNTAGLVLFAVKNGLI; encoded by the coding sequence ATGAGCACAATAAAAATAGCAATCGCAGATGATTATGCCATATTCAGGGATGGTCTAAAAGTAGGTTTAAATCAGGATAAGGCTATGGAGGTAGTTCTGGAAGCCGGAAATGGTACTGAGCTGCTTGATGGGTTAGCGCAGCAGAAGGTAGATGTCATTTTGATGGATTTAAGGATGCCGGGGATGGATGGTATGGAAGCTACTAAACAAATCAAAAAACACTATGAGCATATCAGGATCATTGCGGTCACCTTACATGATGAGGATAGTTTTGTAATCCATCTGATGGAGATTGGTGCACATGCTTATTTATTAAAGGATGCTAATCCTGTCGAAATCAGGGAGGCAATTTATGCGGTACATTTAAATGGTTATTATTTTAATGACCTGGTGAACAAGGCATTGTTGAAAAAGATCATTACCAAGGGGAATTTCAAACCAACCTTTAAGCATAAGATTGAATTATCGGAGCGCGAACTGGAAGTCCTGCAATTAATTTGTGATGAGAAGACGGCTATCGAGATTGGTACGGAAATCTTTTTAAGTCCTCGGTCTGTAGAGGGGATCAAACAACGCCTGATTGATAAGATTGGTGTCCGCAATACTGCAGGCCTGGTTTTGTTTGCTGTAAAAAACGGGCTGATTTAA